A window of the Cystobacter fuscus genome harbors these coding sequences:
- a CDS encoding polyhydroxyalkanoate synthesis regulator DNA-binding domain-containing protein, whose translation MSEPEQAGVPAKEPKVIKRYTNRKLYDTVESRYVTLDEIAAMIKEGVEVQIVDNKTKEDLTSVTLAQIIFEEEKKRNRMPLTVLREIIRHPGESLTDFIQKAVTPRVASIREEAESRLDKLLRREETTPGGEPAAPQEDASGATAPAPSGAAELLKASQRALEDWQRRIDERVKQAVENLAGNLPAMGRDMQVLTQRLEELEKKLDEMDKKKQS comes from the coding sequence ATGAGCGAGCCAGAGCAGGCAGGCGTGCCGGCGAAGGAGCCCAAGGTCATCAAGCGCTACACGAACCGCAAGCTCTACGACACCGTCGAGAGCCGGTACGTGACCCTCGACGAGATCGCCGCGATGATCAAGGAAGGCGTGGAGGTCCAGATTGTCGACAACAAGACAAAGGAAGACCTCACCTCGGTCACGCTCGCGCAGATCATCTTCGAGGAGGAGAAGAAGCGGAACCGGATGCCCCTGACGGTGCTCCGGGAGATCATCCGCCACCCGGGCGAGTCCCTCACGGACTTCATCCAGAAGGCCGTCACGCCCCGTGTGGCCTCCATCCGCGAGGAGGCCGAGTCCCGGCTCGACAAGCTGCTGCGCCGCGAGGAGACCACGCCGGGCGGCGAGCCCGCGGCTCCCCAGGAGGACGCCAGCGGCGCCACGGCACCGGCCCCCAGCGGAGCGGCGGAGCTGCTCAAGGCCAGCCAGCGCGCGCTCGAGGACTGGCAGCGCCGGATCGACGAGCGGGTCAAGCAGGCCGTGGAGAACCTGGCCGGCAACCTGCCCGCGATGGGCCGCGACATGCAGGTGCTCACCCAGCGGCTCGAGGAGCTCGAGAAGAAGCTGGATGAGATGGACAAGAAGAAGCAGTCCTGA
- a CDS encoding zinc-ribbon domain-containing protein produces MIVKCEQCETRFKIPDEKVTEKGVKVRCTKCQHTFRVVREEASPAVPAPAVVAPAPVAKPAMAARVGTPLEVPRAATPATRPVPPGVKPAQAAAPPGLAAAPPGLAAARGGAPALPRVTSMDPPRTPATLDLDPLMEFAGETSSASARPLTPALSLSFDEKNPFATVDAPAPKQAVARPPAPVRAAPAPKPAPGLAPPVPAQVPTRSPTPVAMRAAPAPKPAPSPAPVQVPARSPAPAPVRAAPVPLSVEEPDPFSLPPDDEPDVTTFDPDPAPAEAPASFAAADPFALPSDNAPAAPVYEEMEGLEGNNPFVSFVPPPVAAPPPPAPPPPAPVPVPVRSAAPVAAPAPASMGGFESDNPFAAFDPVSALPPAAAAAPAPSMPSGIPDWGAPAQQGMPSGIPDWGAPAQQGAPSGIPDWGAPAGQGNAPGGPSPFQDFRGPDATPSGRGALAEPPAPKPAPPVVAPPEAPAAAAERPGPGGLVQWLAAAAVQFVVVVVLLVGLLAVTLASLNEGRVELSDLSVARIREWLSPTTPLVASDVSNGLYEVTGGKPLFFVRGEVVNRGATPIRVKARVSLFDGEQRVLSSEGLAGPPPTPEDLHSVRTAADAAALRTRLDSAAEAVAPGSHTPFVVFFFEYPENLADLRLEVTLEPQDVAATTGGVREGSAGNGQP; encoded by the coding sequence ATGATCGTCAAGTGTGAGCAGTGCGAGACGCGGTTCAAGATCCCCGATGAGAAGGTGACGGAGAAGGGGGTCAAGGTCCGCTGCACCAAGTGTCAGCATACGTTCCGGGTGGTGCGCGAGGAGGCTTCTCCCGCCGTGCCCGCACCGGCCGTGGTCGCCCCCGCGCCGGTGGCGAAGCCCGCGATGGCTGCCCGTGTGGGCACGCCCCTCGAGGTCCCACGGGCCGCGACTCCCGCGACGAGGCCCGTCCCGCCTGGCGTGAAGCCGGCCCAGGCCGCCGCCCCGCCGGGTCTCGCCGCCGCCCCGCCGGGTCTCGCCGCTGCTCGCGGCGGTGCTCCCGCGCTGCCTCGTGTCACGTCCATGGATCCGCCGCGGACCCCCGCGACGCTCGATCTGGATCCGCTGATGGAGTTCGCGGGGGAGACGTCGTCGGCGTCCGCTCGGCCACTGACTCCCGCGCTGTCGCTGTCGTTCGACGAGAAGAATCCGTTCGCGACGGTGGATGCGCCCGCGCCGAAGCAGGCCGTGGCCAGGCCGCCGGCGCCCGTGCGCGCCGCTCCGGCGCCGAAGCCCGCCCCGGGGCTCGCGCCTCCGGTGCCGGCCCAGGTTCCCACCCGGAGTCCCACGCCGGTGGCCATGCGCGCCGCTCCGGCGCCGAAGCCCGCCCCGAGCCCCGCGCCGGTCCAGGTTCCCGCCAGGAGCCCGGCGCCAGCGCCCGTGCGCGCCGCTCCGGTTCCCCTTTCCGTCGAGGAACCGGATCCGTTCTCGCTGCCTCCGGACGACGAACCCGACGTGACGACTTTCGATCCGGATCCCGCCCCGGCGGAGGCCCCCGCGTCGTTCGCGGCGGCGGATCCGTTCGCGTTGCCGTCGGACAATGCGCCCGCGGCCCCCGTGTACGAGGAGATGGAGGGGCTCGAGGGCAACAACCCGTTCGTGTCGTTCGTCCCCCCTCCGGTGGCTGCGCCACCCCCACCCGCGCCGCCTCCTCCCGCTCCGGTGCCCGTGCCGGTCCGGAGCGCGGCGCCCGTCGCGGCCCCGGCTCCCGCCAGCATGGGCGGGTTCGAGAGCGACAACCCGTTCGCCGCGTTCGATCCCGTGTCCGCGCTGCCTCCGGCGGCCGCGGCGGCTCCCGCTCCGTCCATGCCCTCGGGCATTCCGGATTGGGGGGCTCCCGCGCAGCAGGGCATGCCTTCGGGCATTCCGGACTGGGGGGCTCCCGCGCAGCAGGGCGCGCCTTCGGGCATTCCGGACTGGGGGGCTCCCGCCGGGCAGGGGAATGCCCCGGGCGGGCCTTCTCCGTTCCAGGACTTCCGCGGGCCGGACGCCACGCCCTCGGGCCGGGGTGCTCTCGCCGAGCCGCCGGCGCCCAAGCCCGCGCCGCCGGTGGTGGCCCCGCCCGAGGCCCCGGCGGCAGCGGCGGAGCGCCCCGGTCCCGGGGGGCTCGTTCAGTGGCTGGCGGCGGCGGCCGTCCAGTTCGTGGTGGTCGTGGTGCTCCTGGTCGGGTTGCTCGCCGTGACCCTTGCCTCGCTCAACGAGGGCCGGGTGGAGTTGTCCGATCTGTCCGTCGCGCGCATTCGCGAGTGGTTGTCGCCCACGACGCCGCTGGTGGCCAGTGACGTCTCCAATGGGCTCTATGAGGTCACGGGTGGCAAGCCCCTCTTCTTCGTCCGGGGCGAGGTGGTCAATCGTGGCGCCACGCCCATCCGGGTGAAGGCCCGGGTCTCGCTGTTCGATGGGGAACAGCGGGTGTTGTCGTCGGAAGGGCTCGCGGGCCCGCCGCCGACGCCCGAGGATCTGCACTCGGTGCGCACCGCCGCGGACGCCGCCGCGCTGCGGACCCGTCTGGACTCGGCCGCGGAGGCGGTGGCTCCCGGCTCGCACACGCCCTTCGTCGTCTTCTTCTTCGAGTACCCCGAGAACCTGGCGGACCTCCGGTTGGAGGTGACGCTTGAACCCCAGGACGTGGCGGCCACCACGGGAGGCGTTCGGGAGGGAAGCGCGGGCAATGGCCAGCCGTGA
- a CDS encoding glycerophosphodiester phosphodiesterase, whose product MLLLAHRGASADAPENTLAAFQEAVTQGADGVELDAMVCGSGEVVVCHDEHLERLAGLPWEVRTTSWWKLKGADVGSRLGFAPARIPLLEEVLDALPAHFLVNIELKCDHFDDGGLAVKVARLVTERRLAERVIISSFNPVCLFRTAAAAPSLRRGFLIDPDKRWGPQAHGLVPLVSSHSVHPFHEQCTQERVEEWRERGLRVAVWTVDDARRARELKAMGVSYLITNRPHAVREALR is encoded by the coding sequence ATGCTCCTGCTCGCCCACCGTGGTGCCAGCGCCGATGCCCCGGAAAATACCCTCGCCGCCTTCCAGGAGGCCGTGACCCAGGGGGCCGATGGCGTGGAGCTGGACGCCATGGTGTGTGGCTCGGGCGAGGTGGTGGTGTGCCACGACGAGCACCTGGAGCGGCTGGCCGGCCTGCCCTGGGAGGTGCGCACCACCTCCTGGTGGAAGCTGAAGGGCGCGGACGTGGGCAGCCGGCTCGGCTTCGCTCCCGCGCGCATCCCCCTGCTGGAGGAGGTGCTGGACGCGCTGCCCGCGCACTTCCTCGTCAACATCGAGCTCAAGTGCGACCACTTCGACGATGGAGGGCTCGCCGTGAAGGTGGCTCGGCTCGTCACGGAGCGGCGGCTGGCCGAGCGGGTCATCATCTCCAGCTTCAACCCGGTGTGCCTGTTCCGGACCGCCGCCGCCGCGCCCTCGCTGCGCCGTGGCTTCCTCATCGATCCGGACAAACGCTGGGGTCCGCAGGCCCACGGCCTGGTGCCGCTCGTCTCCTCGCACTCGGTGCACCCCTTCCACGAGCAGTGCACTCAGGAGCGCGTGGAGGAGTGGCGCGAGCGGGGGCTGCGCGTGGCGGTGTGGACGGTGGATGACGCCCGGCGCGCGCGCGAGCTGAAGGCGATGGGCGTCTCCTACCTCATCACGAACAGGCCGCACGCCGTGCGCGAGGCCCTGCGCTAG
- a CDS encoding twin-arginine translocase TatA/TatE family subunit, whose product MECATARPQARALWWAIQAPTRGLPPPGHCCTVRLMLGLRLGELFFIGFILVVVFSAARMGQLGNAVGRFVYSFKKASKGGDLVDAKPLPRNKRGQDVTDADYHHDSGPKRG is encoded by the coding sequence GTGGAGTGTGCGACAGCCCGGCCCCAGGCGCGAGCCCTCTGGTGGGCCATCCAGGCGCCGACACGTGGCTTGCCTCCCCCGGGGCATTGCTGCACTGTGCGGCTCATGTTGGGACTGCGGCTCGGAGAACTGTTTTTCATCGGCTTCATCCTGGTGGTGGTGTTCTCCGCCGCGCGGATGGGTCAGCTCGGCAATGCCGTGGGCCGCTTCGTCTACTCCTTCAAGAAGGCCTCCAAGGGTGGAGACCTGGTGGACGCCAAGCCCCTGCCCCGCAACAAGCGGGGCCAGGACGTCACGGACGCCGACTACCACCACGACTCCGGCCCCAAGCGCGGTTAG